A genomic window from Halorussus rarus includes:
- a CDS encoding PAS domain S-box protein, with amino-acid sequence MRGHSGQPSGGDRESPSADVGEQFFEGMVAAASDAVLTVDADGTVVYANPAVADLLGYDPATLRGRPVEAVAPERHRDRYREWFVGRARAEGGARPDGARSAGERPPDEMATDGERPPADETATADADREMTVLTADGSEKRVAVSGAAHGSDGRSLFTAFLREAPDGDESSDRDGSGARRREEDGALIEEIFDTSPIALAVRDADGELLRANERATEQLGVGADRLPYDATDADDDAGESRVYDADGERLSKDEMPVGRVVETGEPVYNEEFVVERPSGRRVHLSVSATPVETDGEVERVVTAAEDVTELKESQHALERRREELETELSEVFTRIADAFFALDDDWNVTYVNEEAGELLRLDESEIVGDSIWDVFSEAVGTTFQREYERAMETQEPVSFVEYYPPLSTWFEVRAYPSESGLSVYFRDVTERRARQQQLERYETIVETTDDGIYILDDEMQFTMANSALADMLGYAREDLLGRSVWEVVDDREELRSDVDELIEEQVAGDRTSTTVEVDVLTADGETFPAEARFVTRPTDGGREHIGVVRDVTDQKRRETELRDRIDQQEAVSKFSRHALEDRPLDDLMDEAAELVAETLDQEYGKVLELRRDADDLLLRAGYGWDDDVVGEVAFDTERGSQAGYTLLSAEPVVVEDFESEDRFAYPDLKAERGMISGVSSIIGSPADPWGIIETHATERREYADYEVQFVQSIAHILYTAVRRRRRQHQLEQYETIVETVEDGVYALDPDERFVMVNDSLCELTGWDREELLGEHASAVHSDEINERAAEMSESVADDLGSAAIEFDLRTKDGGIVPVETRFGPYRYDDESVARTGVVRDVTERKRFEQTLTALHESSRELLGLETADAVAESVLRTTTDVLGISGAGIYLYDGEAEALEPAAVSDHVADIFGEMPTFGPGDDAITWRAFADGETVAYDDVAETDAPYRDDTPLRSGVWIPLGDHGVLAVVSEAVDAFGAREQELADLLAATAEAALDRVEREQERREHERRLEAQNERLDAFASMLAHELRNPLEIAQIYLDMGVTAAVDEDDDGSAFEEVERALDRIEEMIETLLVVTRRGASVDGTEVVDLGEKAREWWDDLDPDGSLVVETDRRLRTDPSRLRQLLENLYRNSAEHGGPGVTVRIGDLEGGFYVEDDGPGIPEDEREEVFEPGYSTSNVGIGFGLAVVEQLVRAHGWDCEITESESGGARFEFTDVDVVEE; translated from the coding sequence ATGAGAGGCCACAGCGGACAGCCGTCCGGCGGCGACCGGGAGTCCCCGAGCGCAGACGTCGGCGAGCAGTTCTTCGAGGGAATGGTCGCGGCCGCGAGCGACGCGGTCCTCACCGTCGACGCCGACGGGACCGTCGTCTACGCCAACCCGGCGGTCGCGGACCTGCTGGGCTACGACCCGGCGACGCTCCGGGGCCGACCCGTCGAGGCGGTCGCGCCCGAGCGCCACCGCGACCGGTACCGCGAGTGGTTCGTCGGCCGCGCTCGCGCCGAGGGCGGCGCCCGGCCCGACGGGGCGCGGAGCGCCGGCGAACGCCCGCCCGACGAGATGGCGACCGACGGCGAGCGCCCGCCGGCCGACGAGACGGCGACCGCCGACGCGGACCGCGAGATGACGGTGCTGACCGCCGACGGCTCGGAGAAGCGGGTCGCGGTCTCCGGAGCGGCCCACGGGAGCGACGGCCGGTCGCTGTTCACCGCCTTCCTGCGCGAGGCGCCCGACGGTGACGAGTCGAGCGACCGCGACGGGTCGGGCGCGCGCCGCCGCGAGGAGGACGGGGCGCTGATCGAGGAGATATTCGACACCAGTCCCATCGCGCTCGCGGTCCGGGACGCCGACGGCGAACTGCTCCGGGCCAACGAGCGGGCGACCGAACAGCTCGGAGTCGGCGCCGACCGACTGCCCTACGACGCGACCGACGCGGACGACGACGCCGGAGAGTCGCGGGTCTACGACGCCGACGGCGAGCGCCTCTCGAAGGACGAGATGCCGGTCGGCCGCGTCGTCGAGACCGGCGAGCCCGTCTACAACGAGGAGTTCGTCGTCGAGCGACCGTCGGGGCGGCGGGTCCACCTCTCGGTCAGCGCGACCCCGGTCGAGACCGACGGCGAGGTCGAGCGGGTCGTCACCGCGGCCGAGGACGTCACCGAGCTCAAGGAGAGCCAGCACGCGCTCGAGCGCCGCCGCGAGGAGCTCGAGACCGAGCTCTCGGAGGTGTTCACCCGCATCGCCGACGCCTTCTTCGCGCTCGACGACGACTGGAACGTCACCTACGTCAACGAGGAGGCCGGGGAGCTCCTCCGGCTCGACGAGTCCGAGATCGTCGGCGATAGCATCTGGGACGTGTTCTCCGAGGCGGTCGGCACCACGTTCCAGCGCGAGTACGAGCGGGCGATGGAGACCCAGGAGCCGGTCTCGTTCGTGGAGTACTACCCGCCGCTGTCGACGTGGTTCGAGGTACGGGCCTACCCCTCCGAGAGCGGCCTGTCGGTGTACTTCCGGGACGTGACCGAGCGCAGGGCCCGCCAGCAGCAGCTCGAACGCTACGAGACCATCGTCGAGACGACCGACGACGGCATCTACATCCTCGACGACGAGATGCAGTTCACGATGGCCAACTCCGCGCTGGCCGACATGCTGGGCTACGCGCGCGAGGACCTCCTCGGCCGGTCGGTGTGGGAGGTCGTCGACGACCGCGAGGAGCTCCGGAGCGACGTCGACGAACTCATCGAGGAGCAGGTCGCGGGCGACCGGACGTCGACCACCGTCGAGGTCGACGTGCTGACCGCCGACGGGGAGACGTTCCCGGCGGAGGCCCGGTTCGTCACCAGACCGACCGACGGCGGTCGCGAGCACATCGGCGTGGTCCGGGACGTGACCGACCAGAAGCGCCGCGAGACCGAGCTCCGCGACCGCATCGACCAGCAGGAGGCGGTCTCGAAATTCTCGCGTCACGCGCTCGAGGACCGACCGCTCGACGACCTGATGGACGAGGCGGCCGAGCTGGTGGCCGAGACGCTCGACCAGGAGTACGGCAAGGTGCTGGAGCTGCGGCGCGACGCCGACGACCTGCTGCTCCGGGCGGGGTACGGCTGGGACGACGATGTGGTCGGCGAGGTCGCGTTCGACACCGAGCGGGGCTCGCAGGCCGGCTACACCCTGCTGTCGGCCGAGCCGGTCGTGGTCGAGGATTTCGAGAGCGAGGACCGGTTCGCCTACCCCGACCTGAAGGCCGAGCGCGGGATGATAAGCGGCGTCAGCAGCATCATCGGCTCGCCCGCCGACCCGTGGGGCATCATCGAGACCCACGCGACCGAGCGCCGGGAGTACGCCGACTACGAGGTCCAGTTCGTCCAGAGCATCGCCCACATCCTCTACACCGCGGTCCGCCGGCGGCGGCGCCAGCACCAGCTCGAACAGTACGAGACCATCGTCGAGACGGTCGAGGACGGCGTGTACGCGCTCGACCCCGACGAGCGGTTCGTGATGGTCAACGACTCGTTGTGCGAGCTGACCGGCTGGGACCGCGAGGAGCTGCTTGGCGAGCACGCGTCGGCCGTCCACAGCGACGAGATAAACGAGCGGGCCGCCGAAATGAGCGAGTCGGTCGCCGACGACCTCGGAAGCGCGGCGATAGAGTTCGATCTCCGGACGAAGGACGGCGGCATCGTTCCGGTCGAGACCCGGTTCGGGCCGTACCGGTACGACGACGAGTCGGTCGCCCGGACCGGCGTCGTCCGGGACGTCACCGAGCGCAAGCGATTCGAGCAGACGCTGACCGCGCTCCACGAGTCGAGCCGCGAGCTGCTCGGGCTCGAGACCGCCGACGCGGTCGCCGAGTCGGTGCTCCGGACCACGACCGACGTGCTGGGCATCTCCGGCGCAGGCATCTACCTCTACGACGGCGAGGCCGAGGCGCTCGAACCGGCCGCGGTCTCGGACCACGTCGCCGACATCTTCGGCGAGATGCCGACGTTCGGACCGGGCGACGACGCCATCACGTGGCGGGCGTTCGCCGACGGCGAGACCGTCGCCTACGACGACGTCGCGGAGACCGACGCCCCGTACCGCGACGACACCCCGCTCCGGAGCGGCGTCTGGATCCCGCTGGGCGACCACGGCGTGCTGGCGGTCGTCTCCGAGGCGGTCGACGCGTTCGGAGCCCGGGAGCAGGAGCTGGCCGACCTGCTGGCCGCGACCGCCGAGGCCGCGCTCGACCGTGTCGAGCGCGAACAGGAGCGCCGCGAGCACGAGCGCAGGCTCGAGGCCCAGAACGAGCGCCTCGACGCGTTCGCCAGCATGCTGGCCCACGAGCTCCGCAATCCGCTGGAGATCGCCCAGATATACCTCGACATGGGCGTGACGGCGGCGGTCGACGAGGACGACGACGGGTCGGCGTTCGAGGAGGTCGAGCGGGCGCTCGACCGCATCGAGGAGATGATAGAGACCCTGCTGGTGGTCACCCGCCGGGGCGCGTCGGTCGACGGCACGGAGGTCGTCGACCTCGGCGAGAAGGCCCGCGAGTGGTGGGACGACCTCGACCCCGACGGCAGCCTCGTCGTCGAGACCGACCGCCGGCTCCGGACCGACCCCTCCCGGCTCCGCCAGCTCCTCGAGAACCTCTACCGGAACTCGGCGGAGCACGGCGGCCCCGGCGTCACGGTCCGAATCGGCGACCTGGAAGGCGGGTTCTACGTCGAGGACGACGGCCCGGGCATCCCCGAGGACGAACGCGAGGAGGTGTTCGAGCCGGGTTACTCGACCAGCAACGTCGGCATCGGGTTCGGCCTCGCGGTGGTCGAGCAGCTGGTGCGGGCCCACGGCTGGGACTGCGAAATCACCGAGAGCGAGTCGGGCGGCGCGCGGTTCGAGTTCACGGACGTCGACGTGGTCGAGGAGTGA
- a CDS encoding FlaD/FlaE family flagellar protein encodes MPTTTENYDLSDLRRLADPDRETPAVFDDGADLPASPEEVLRHSERDELVRLQSQFSAAGALPEKPYLEALPDRYSTEVVVFEWLDLLINKAGFENTGNALAYYEEVGWITERVRDDLREYMRGFSEVESFDPDKPGPADLDVDDHVLSLVYVARLASV; translated from the coding sequence ATGCCGACGACGACCGAAAATTACGACCTGAGCGACCTGCGTCGCCTCGCGGACCCGGACCGCGAGACCCCCGCGGTGTTCGACGACGGCGCGGACCTGCCCGCGTCGCCCGAGGAGGTGTTGCGCCACAGCGAGCGCGACGAGCTCGTCCGGCTCCAGAGCCAGTTCTCGGCCGCGGGCGCGCTGCCCGAGAAGCCCTACCTGGAGGCGCTGCCCGACCGGTACAGCACGGAGGTCGTCGTCTTCGAGTGGCTCGACCTGCTCATCAACAAGGCCGGCTTCGAGAACACCGGCAACGCCCTGGCGTACTACGAGGAGGTCGGCTGGATCACCGAGCGGGTCCGCGACGACCTCCGGGAGTACATGCGGGGGTTCTCCGAGGTCGAGAGCTTCGACCCCGACAAGCCCGGCCCGGCCGACCTCGACGTCGACGACCACGTCCTGAGCCTGGTGTACGTCGCGCGGCTGGCCTCGGTGTGA